One window from the genome of Marinifilum sp. JC120 encodes:
- a CDS encoding response regulator, protein MAHILVLDDVVDAGILLKRILERKGHKVSVFSEEEEALSFVSGSDVELAILDIKLKKMTGVEVLEEMKKLLPELKVIMLTGYPTLETARESLKHGANEYCVKPIDKEELESKVEDVLAG, encoded by the coding sequence ATGGCACATATTCTTGTACTTGATGATGTTGTTGACGCGGGGATACTTCTCAAGCGCATTCTGGAACGCAAGGGGCACAAAGTAAGTGTTTTTTCTGAGGAGGAGGAAGCTCTTTCTTTTGTTTCCGGCAGTGATGTTGAACTTGCTATTCTTGACATTAAGCTCAAGAAAATGACCGGGGTGGAAGTGCTGGAAGAAATGAAGAAGTTGTTGCCTGAACTGAAGGTGATCATGCTTACCGGTTATCCGACTCTTGAGACCGCCCGTGAATCACTTAAACACGGAGCCAATGAGTATTGTGTAAAGCCGATAGACAAGGAGGAGTTGGAGTCTAAAGTTGAGGATGTGCTTGCCGGATAA